The Pseudomonas sp. G2-4 genome window below encodes:
- the rseP gene encoding RIP metalloprotease RseP: MSALYMIVGTLVALGVLVTFHEFGHFWVARRCGVKVLRFSVGFGMPLLRWHDKKGTEFVVAAIPLGGYVKMLDEREGEVPADQLDQSFNRKTVRQRIAIVAAGPIANFLLAMVFFWALAMLGSEQVRPVIGAVEAGSIAARAGLGAGQEIVAIDGEPTSGWAAVNLQLVRRLGESGSLQLMVREQGTTADSPRELVLDSWLKGADDPDPIRSLGIRPWRPALPPVLAELDPKGPAQAAGLKTGDRLLALDGQPVSDWQQVVDSVRVRPDAKIVLRVERDGASIDVPVALAARGESKAPTGYLGAGVKAIDWPPEMIREVSFGPVAAIGEGARRTWTMSVLTLDSLKKMLFGELSVKNLSGPITIAKVAGASAQSGVADFLNFLAYLSISLGVLNLLPIPVLDGGHLLFYLIEWARGRPLSDRVQGWGIQIGISLVVGVMLLALVNDLGRL; this comes from the coding sequence ATGAGCGCGCTCTATATGATTGTCGGCACCCTGGTTGCATTGGGGGTGCTGGTCACATTTCACGAATTCGGTCATTTCTGGGTCGCGCGGCGCTGTGGCGTCAAGGTTCTGCGTTTTTCCGTGGGCTTTGGCATGCCGTTGCTGCGCTGGCACGACAAGAAAGGCACCGAGTTCGTCGTGGCGGCCATCCCGCTGGGCGGCTACGTGAAGATGCTTGACGAGCGCGAGGGTGAAGTACCTGCCGATCAGCTCGATCAGTCCTTCAATCGCAAGACCGTCCGTCAGCGTATCGCCATCGTCGCGGCGGGACCGATCGCCAACTTCCTGCTGGCCATGGTTTTTTTCTGGGCGCTGGCCATGCTGGGCAGCGAGCAGGTACGTCCTGTCATCGGTGCGGTGGAGGCTGGCAGCATTGCGGCCCGGGCCGGGCTCGGCGCAGGGCAGGAAATCGTCGCTATCGATGGCGAGCCGACTTCGGGCTGGGCAGCCGTCAACCTGCAGCTGGTGCGCCGTCTGGGCGAGAGCGGTTCGTTGCAGTTGATGGTGCGTGAGCAGGGCACCACGGCGGATTCACCACGGGAGTTGGTGTTGGATAGCTGGCTCAAGGGCGCTGACGATCCGGATCCGATCCGTTCCCTGGGCATCCGTCCATGGCGTCCGGCGTTGCCACCGGTGCTTGCCGAACTTGATCCGAAAGGCCCGGCCCAGGCCGCGGGGCTGAAGACCGGTGACCGGTTGCTGGCACTCGATGGCCAGCCGGTCAGCGATTGGCAGCAGGTGGTCGATTCGGTTCGCGTACGCCCTGATGCCAAAATTGTTCTGCGCGTCGAGCGCGACGGTGCTTCAATCGACGTCCCGGTAGCCCTGGCTGCCCGTGGCGAGAGCAAGGCGCCGACCGGTTACCTGGGGGCGGGCGTCAAGGCGATCGACTGGCCACCGGAGATGATTCGCGAGGTCAGCTTCGGCCCTGTGGCGGCGATTGGCGAGGGTGCGCGTCGTACCTGGACCATGAGTGTCCTGACCCTCGACTCCCTCAAGAAAATGTTGTTCGGCGAGCTCTCGGTAAAAAACTTGAGTGGACCGATAACCATTGCTAAAGTGGCGGGCGCTTCTGCCCAGTCGGGCGTTGCTGATTTCCTGAATTTCCTTGCTTATCTGAGCATTAGCCTGGGGGTTCTGAATTTGCTACCCATTCCAGTACTGGATGGGGGGCATTTGCTGTTCTATCTGATCGAGTGGGCGCGTGGTCGTCCCTTGTCGGATCGGGTGCAGGGTTGGGGGATACAGATCGGTATCAGCTTGGTGGTTGGGGTCATGTTGCTTGCCCTGGTCAACGATCTGGGTCGTCTGTAA
- the lpxB gene encoding lipid-A-disaccharide synthase, giving the protein MANLRIALVAGEASGDILGAGLMRALKAQHPAVEFIGVGGPLMQAEGLTSYFPMERLSVMGLVEVLGRLRELLARRKKLIQTLIDEKPDVFIGIDAPDFTLNIELKLRQAGIKTVHYVSPSVWAWRQKRVLKIREGCDLMLTLLPFEAKFYEEKGVPVRFVGHTLADTIPLEADREAARQALGLPEGPLVALMPGSRGGEVSRLGGLFFDAAERLRAMRPGVGFVLPCANAERRAQLEALLVGRDLPVTLLDGRSHEALAACDAVLIASGTATLEALLYKRPMVVAYRLAPLTFWILKRMVKSPYVSLPNLLAQRLLVPELLQDDATADALANTLSPLIDGGQEQTRGFDEIHRTLRRDASNQAADAVLTLIGAKQ; this is encoded by the coding sequence ATGGCTAATTTGCGTATTGCACTGGTGGCGGGAGAGGCTTCCGGTGACATTCTGGGCGCCGGTCTGATGCGTGCGCTCAAGGCGCAGCATCCCGCAGTCGAGTTCATTGGCGTCGGCGGGCCGTTGATGCAAGCCGAGGGGCTGACTTCTTATTTTCCGATGGAGCGTCTGTCGGTCATGGGCCTGGTGGAGGTGCTCGGCCGCCTGCGGGAGTTGCTGGCCCGTCGCAAGAAGCTGATCCAGACTCTGATCGATGAAAAACCGGATGTGTTCATCGGCATCGATGCGCCGGATTTCACCCTTAACATCGAACTCAAGTTGCGCCAGGCTGGTATCAAGACCGTGCATTACGTCAGCCCATCGGTCTGGGCTTGGCGGCAGAAGCGGGTACTGAAAATTCGCGAAGGCTGCGACCTGATGCTGACGCTGCTGCCGTTCGAAGCCAAATTCTACGAAGAGAAGGGCGTGCCGGTGCGGTTTGTCGGTCATACCCTGGCCGATACCATTCCCCTAGAGGCCGACCGCGAAGCCGCTCGCCAGGCATTGGGTCTGCCGGAAGGACCGCTGGTGGCCTTGATGCCTGGCAGCCGGGGCGGCGAAGTGAGTCGCCTGGGTGGCTTGTTTTTCGATGCCGCTGAGCGCCTGCGGGCGATGCGTCCCGGTGTGGGGTTTGTCTTGCCGTGTGCCAATGCGGAGCGCCGGGCCCAGCTTGAGGCGCTTCTGGTCGGTCGCGATTTGCCGGTTACACTGCTCGACGGTCGCTCCCATGAAGCGTTGGCGGCGTGTGATGCCGTGTTGATTGCTTCCGGCACGGCTACCCTTGAGGCGTTGTTGTACAAGCGCCCGATGGTGGTCGCTTATCGCCTGGCGCCGCTGACATTCTGGATTCTCAAGCGTATGGTCAAGAGCCCTTACGTCTCCCTGCCCAACTTGCTGGCCCAGCGCTTGCTGGTGCCCGAGTTGTTGCAGGACGATGCGACCGCCGATGCGCTGGCCAACACACTTTCGCCCCTGATCGACGGCGGCCAGGAGCAAACCCGGGGCTTCGACGAAATCCACCGCACTTTGCGCCGCGATGCCTCCAACCAGGCGGCGGACGCAGTGCTGACCCTGATCGGCGCAAAACAATGA
- the ispC gene encoding 1-deoxy-D-xylulose-5-phosphate reductoisomerase produces the protein MSRPQQITVLGATGSIGLSTLDVIGRHPERYQVFALSGFTRLSELLALCIRHTPRFAVVPEVGVARALQDDLRAAGLPTRVLVGEEGLCQVASDPEVDAVMAAIVGAAGLRPTLAAVEAGKKILLANKEALVMSGALFMQAVRKSGSVLLPIDSEHNAIFQCMPRDFSRGLGAVGVRRILLTASGGPFRQTPLEELVHVSPEQACAHPNWSMGRKISVDSASMMNKGLELIEACWLFDAKPSQVEVVIHPQSVIHSLVDYIDGSVLAQLGNPDMRTPIANALAWPERIDSGVAPLDLFAIARLDFQAPDEQRFPCLRLARQAAEAGNSAPAMLNAANEVAVAAFLEGRVRYLEIASIIEEVLSLEAVVSVDDLDAVFTADARARELAGQWLRRHGR, from the coding sequence GTGAGTCGTCCTCAGCAGATCACTGTCCTGGGGGCGACCGGTTCGATCGGCCTCAGTACGCTTGACGTCATCGGTCGGCATCCCGAGCGCTACCAGGTGTTCGCCCTGAGTGGGTTTACGCGTTTGAGTGAATTGCTGGCGTTGTGCATACGCCACACGCCGCGCTTTGCCGTGGTGCCCGAGGTCGGCGTGGCGCGGGCGTTGCAGGATGATCTGCGGGCGGCCGGCTTGCCTACGCGTGTGCTGGTGGGGGAGGAGGGCCTGTGTCAGGTGGCCTCGGACCCTGAAGTCGATGCGGTGATGGCGGCGATCGTCGGTGCGGCGGGCCTGCGTCCGACGTTGGCGGCGGTGGAGGCAGGCAAGAAGATCCTGCTGGCCAATAAAGAAGCGCTGGTGATGTCTGGCGCCCTGTTCATGCAGGCTGTGCGCAAAAGCGGTTCGGTGCTCTTGCCTATCGACAGCGAGCACAATGCGATTTTCCAGTGCATGCCGCGAGATTTTTCCCGTGGCTTGGGCGCTGTGGGTGTCCGGCGGATTTTGCTGACAGCCTCCGGCGGTCCGTTCCGGCAGACACCGCTGGAAGAGTTGGTGCATGTTTCACCCGAGCAAGCCTGTGCACATCCGAACTGGTCCATGGGGCGCAAGATTTCCGTGGATTCGGCCAGCATGATGAACAAGGGGCTTGAGCTGATCGAGGCCTGCTGGCTGTTCGATGCCAAGCCGTCCCAGGTCGAGGTGGTCATCCACCCGCAGAGCGTGATTCACTCCCTGGTAGATTACATAGACGGTTCGGTGCTGGCTCAGTTGGGCAATCCGGACATGCGCACGCCGATCGCCAATGCGCTGGCCTGGCCGGAGCGAATCGATTCGGGCGTGGCGCCGCTGGACCTGTTCGCCATTGCTCGTCTGGATTTCCAGGCGCCCGATGAGCAGCGCTTCCCCTGCCTGCGTTTGGCACGTCAGGCGGCCGAGGCAGGCAACAGCGCGCCAGCCATGCTTAACGCCGCCAATGAAGTGGCGGTTGCGGCGTTTCTCGAAGGGCGTGTCCGTTACCTCGAGATCGCGAGTATCATCGAGGAAGTCTTGAGCCTCGAGGCCGTGGTTTCGGTTGATGACCTCGATGCGGTATTTACGGCGGACGCCAGGGCTCGTGAGTTGGCGGGCCAATGGCTGAGGCGCCACGGGCGTTGA
- the lpxD gene encoding UDP-3-O-(3-hydroxymyristoyl)glucosamine N-acyltransferase has product MTATIKLGQLAEFLGATLRGDPETTITGLATLQEAGPAQLSFLANPQYRKYLADSRAAALLLKAADAEGFAGNTLIVPDPYLAYARISHLFDPKPKSTPGIHASAVIAADAVVDPSASIGPFVVIESAARVGAGVTLGAHCFIGARSEIGEGGWLAPRVTLYHDVRIGKRVVIQSGAVLGGEGFGFANEKGVWQKIAQIGGVTVGDDVEIGVNTAIDRGALADTIIGNGVKLDNQIQIAHNVQVGDHTAMAACVGISGSTKIGKHCMLAGGVGLVGHIEICDNVFLTGMTMVTHSITEPGAYSSGTAMQPAAEWRKSAARIRQLDDIARRLRQVEKRVGDVTPGGNASSDG; this is encoded by the coding sequence ATGACCGCGACCATCAAGCTCGGCCAATTGGCCGAGTTCCTCGGCGCCACCCTGCGTGGCGACCCGGAGACGACAATTACTGGGCTAGCCACTTTGCAAGAGGCTGGCCCAGCTCAGTTGAGCTTTCTGGCAAATCCCCAATACCGCAAGTACCTGGCCGACAGCCGGGCTGCTGCGCTGTTGCTCAAGGCCGCTGATGCCGAAGGGTTTGCCGGCAATACGCTGATCGTGCCCGATCCGTACCTGGCGTATGCGCGGATTTCCCATCTGTTTGATCCCAAGCCCAAATCAACCCCTGGCATTCACGCCAGTGCGGTTATCGCGGCAGATGCCGTGGTCGATCCCTCGGCCAGCATCGGTCCTTTTGTGGTCATCGAAAGCGCGGCCCGAGTCGGTGCCGGCGTCACGCTGGGCGCCCATTGCTTCATCGGCGCGCGCAGCGAGATCGGTGAAGGTGGCTGGCTGGCTCCGCGGGTCACCTTGTATCACGACGTGCGCATCGGCAAGCGGGTGGTGATCCAGTCTGGCGCGGTACTGGGCGGTGAAGGGTTCGGTTTTGCCAACGAGAAAGGCGTCTGGCAAAAGATCGCCCAGATCGGCGGCGTCACCGTTGGCGATGATGTGGAAATCGGTGTCAACACGGCGATCGACCGTGGTGCGCTGGCCGATACGATCATTGGCAATGGCGTCAAGCTCGACAACCAGATCCAGATCGCCCACAACGTCCAGGTGGGTGACCACACGGCCATGGCCGCCTGCGTGGGTATCTCCGGCAGCACCAAGATCGGCAAGCACTGCATGCTCGCCGGTGGCGTGGGGTTGGTAGGACATATCGAAATCTGTGACAACGTATTCCTGACCGGGATGACCATGGTGACCCACTCGATTACCGAGCCGGGTGCCTATTCTTCCGGTACGGCGATGCAGCCGGCAGCCGAATGGCGCAAGAGCGCGGCCCGTATTCGTCAGCTCGATGACATCGCGCGACGTCTGCGACAGGTGGAAAAGCGTGTAGGGGACGTGACCCCTGGCGGTAATGCTTCATCAGATGGCTGA
- the fabZ gene encoding 3-hydroxyacyl-ACP dehydratase FabZ, with protein MMDINEIREYLPHRYPFLLVDRVVDLDVEGKRIRAYKNVSINEPFFNGHFPAHPIMPGVLIIEAMAQAAGILGFKMLDVKPADGTLYYFVGSDKLRFRQPVTPGDQLILEARFISCKRQIWKFECQASVDGKPVCSAEIICAERKL; from the coding sequence ATGATGGACATCAACGAGATTCGCGAATACCTGCCTCACCGTTACCCGTTCCTGTTGGTGGATCGGGTGGTGGACCTGGACGTTGAAGGCAAGCGCATTCGCGCCTACAAGAATGTCAGCATCAACGAGCCGTTCTTCAATGGTCACTTTCCCGCGCATCCAATCATGCCGGGCGTGCTGATCATCGAAGCGATGGCTCAGGCTGCCGGGATCCTTGGTTTCAAAATGCTCGACGTAAAGCCAGCCGACGGCACGCTTTATTACTTCGTCGGCTCCGACAAGCTGCGCTTCCGCCAGCCGGTCACCCCGGGCGATCAGTTGATCCTCGAGGCCAGGTTCATCAGTTGCAAGCGTCAGATCTGGAAGTTCGAATGCCAGGCTTCGGTCGATGGCAAGCCGGTCTGCTCCGCTGAAATCATCTGTGCGGAACGCAAACTATGA
- a CDS encoding phosphatidate cytidylyltransferase translates to MLKQRIITALILLPIALCGFFLLKGAGFALFIGLVVTLGAWEWARLAGFPAQSARVAYAAAVAAMLFVMYLVPGLAPWVLGAAVLWWATATFLVLTYPSTTHHWANAATKLMIGLLILLPAWQGLIWIKQGALGNWQIMAVMVLVWGADVGAYFSGKAFGKRKLAPKVSPGKSWEGVYGGLALSLVITTVVGFVRDWTVAQLLMGLFGAALIVFVSVVGDLTESMFKRQSGIKDSSNLLPGHGGVLDRIDSLTAAIPIFAVLLWMAAP, encoded by the coding sequence ATGCTCAAACAACGAATCATCACCGCCCTGATCCTGTTGCCTATCGCCCTGTGCGGGTTCTTCTTGCTCAAAGGAGCAGGTTTTGCTCTGTTCATCGGGCTGGTGGTGACCCTGGGGGCGTGGGAGTGGGCGCGCCTGGCAGGGTTTCCTGCGCAGTCGGCGCGTGTGGCCTACGCAGCAGCCGTAGCGGCCATGCTCTTCGTCATGTACCTGGTGCCGGGCCTCGCGCCTTGGGTGCTGGGTGCAGCGGTGCTGTGGTGGGCGACGGCGACCTTCCTGGTGCTGACCTATCCGAGTACCACGCACCATTGGGCCAACGCGGCGACCAAGCTGATGATCGGCCTGTTGATCCTGTTGCCGGCCTGGCAGGGCCTGATCTGGATCAAGCAGGGCGCGTTGGGTAACTGGCAGATCATGGCCGTGATGGTATTGGTCTGGGGCGCCGATGTCGGTGCCTATTTCTCCGGCAAGGCGTTCGGCAAGCGCAAGCTGGCACCGAAGGTCAGTCCCGGCAAGAGCTGGGAAGGCGTCTACGGTGGCCTGGCCCTGAGCCTGGTGATTACGACCGTGGTCGGCTTCGTGCGGGACTGGACGGTCGCGCAGCTGCTGATGGGGTTGTTCGGCGCCGCGCTCATCGTATTCGTCTCCGTGGTCGGCGATCTGACCGAAAGCATGTTCAAGCGTCAGTCCGGGATCAAGGACAGCAGTAACCTGTTGCCGGGTCACGGTGGCGTGCTGGATCGCATCGACAGCCTGACCGCCGCGATCCCGATCTTCGCCGTGCTGCTGTGGATGGCGGCACCGTGA
- the bamA gene encoding outer membrane protein assembly factor BamA has translation MKRLLLTAVLTVLMIAEVHAESFTISDIRVNGLQRVSAGSVFGALPLNVGEQADDRRLVESTRALFKTGFFQDIQLGRDGNVLVITVVERPSVASIEIEGNKAISTEDLMKGLKQSGLAEGEIFQRATLEGVRNELQRQYVAQGRYSATVDTEVVPQPRNRVGLKVNINEGTVAAIQHINVVGNTVFPDEDLIDLFELKTTNWLSFFKNDDKYAREKLSGDLERLRSYYLDRGYINMDIASTQVSITPDKKHVYITVNVNEGEKYTVRDVKLSGDLKVPEDQVTSLLLVQKGQVFSRKLMTTTSELITRRLGNEGYTFANVNGVPQPHDEDHTVDITFAVDPGKRAYVNRINFRGNTKSEDEVLRREMRQMEGGWASTYLIDQSKTRLERLGFFKEVNVETPAVPGVDDQVDVNYSVEEQASGSITASVGFAQSAGLILGGSITQNNFLGTGNKVSIGLTRSEYQTRYNFGYVDPYWTADGVSLGYNAFYRTTDYDELDSDISSYAVDSLGAGVNVGYPISETSRLTFGLTAQQDEISTGRYTVDEIFDFVDKEGDKYLNFKASVGWSESTLNKGVLATRGRSQSLVLETTTPGSDLSFFKLDYRGQLFQPLSDNYTMRLHTELGYGDGYGSTDGLPFYENYYAGGFNSVRGFKDNTLGPRSTPSQGTNPGTLKDPDQDPLPFGGNVLIQGGVEVLFPMPFVKDQRSLRTSVFWDVGNVFDSSCSDTTNANGSKSNTKCNDISLSNMASSVGVGVTWVTALGPLSFALAMPIKKPDDAETQVFQFSLGQTF, from the coding sequence ATGAAACGTCTGCTGCTAACTGCGGTTCTCACCGTATTGATGATCGCCGAAGTTCACGCCGAGTCCTTCACTATCTCTGATATTCGCGTCAATGGCCTCCAGCGGGTCTCCGCGGGTAGCGTCTTTGGTGCCTTGCCGTTGAACGTCGGCGAGCAGGCGGATGATCGGCGTCTGGTGGAATCCACTCGTGCGCTGTTCAAAACCGGCTTCTTTCAAGATATCCAACTGGGTCGTGACGGCAATGTCCTGGTCATCACGGTCGTCGAGCGCCCGTCGGTCGCCAGTATCGAGATCGAAGGCAACAAGGCGATCTCTACTGAAGACCTGATGAAGGGCCTCAAGCAATCCGGCCTGGCCGAAGGCGAGATCTTCCAGCGCGCCACCCTTGAAGGCGTGCGTAACGAGCTGCAGCGTCAGTACGTCGCCCAGGGTCGCTACTCGGCCACCGTCGACACCGAAGTGGTGCCGCAACCCCGCAACCGGGTAGGCCTGAAGGTCAATATTAATGAAGGCACCGTGGCGGCGATCCAGCACATCAACGTGGTGGGCAACACGGTTTTCCCTGACGAAGACCTGATCGACCTGTTTGAACTCAAGACCACCAACTGGCTGTCGTTCTTCAAGAACGACGACAAGTACGCCCGTGAAAAACTCTCCGGTGACCTGGAGCGCCTGCGTTCCTACTACCTGGACCGTGGCTACATCAACATGGACATCGCTTCGACCCAGGTGTCCATCACCCCGGACAAGAAGCACGTCTACATCACCGTCAACGTCAACGAAGGCGAAAAGTACACCGTTCGTGACGTCAAGCTCAGCGGTGACCTGAAGGTGCCTGAAGACCAGGTCACGTCGCTGCTGTTGGTGCAGAAGGGCCAGGTGTTCTCGCGCAAGCTGATGACCACCACGTCCGAACTGATCACCCGTCGCCTGGGTAACGAGGGTTACACCTTCGCCAACGTCAACGGCGTGCCGCAGCCGCACGATGAAGACCATACCGTCGATATCACCTTCGCCGTGGATCCGGGCAAGCGTGCCTACGTCAATCGCATCAACTTCCGTGGCAACACCAAGTCCGAGGACGAGGTGCTGCGCCGTGAGATGCGCCAGATGGAAGGTGGCTGGGCGTCGACCTACCTGATCGACCAGTCCAAGACCCGTCTGGAGCGCCTGGGCTTTTTCAAGGAAGTCAACGTCGAGACTCCGGCAGTGCCGGGCGTCGATGACCAGGTCGATGTGAACTACAGCGTCGAAGAGCAGGCCTCCGGTTCGATCACCGCCAGTGTCGGTTTCGCCCAGAGCGCCGGCCTGATCCTTGGGGGTTCGATCACCCAGAACAACTTCCTGGGTACCGGTAACAAGGTCAGCATCGGCTTGACCCGCAGTGAGTACCAGACCCGCTACAACTTCGGTTACGTGGACCCCTACTGGACCGCTGACGGTGTGAGCCTGGGCTACAACGCCTTCTATCGCACCACCGACTATGACGAGCTCGACTCCGACATCTCCAGCTATGCCGTGGACAGCCTGGGTGCAGGCGTCAACGTGGGTTATCCAATCAGCGAGACTTCGCGTCTGACGTTCGGTCTCACCGCCCAGCAGGACGAGATCAGCACCGGGCGTTATACCGTTGACGAGATTTTTGACTTCGTTGACAAGGAAGGCGACAAGTACCTGAACTTCAAGGCGTCTGTCGGTTGGTCCGAATCGACCCTGAACAAGGGTGTACTGGCGACTCGTGGCCGTTCCCAGAGTCTGGTTCTGGAAACCACTACGCCAGGCAGCGACCTCTCGTTCTTCAAGCTCGATTATCGCGGTCAGCTGTTCCAGCCGCTGTCTGATAACTACACCATGCGCCTGCACACCGAGCTGGGCTATGGCGACGGTTACGGTTCGACTGATGGCTTGCCGTTCTACGAGAACTACTATGCCGGTGGTTTCAACTCGGTTCGTGGCTTCAAGGACAACACCCTGGGCCCACGTAGCACTCCGAGCCAAGGCACCAATCCGGGGACACTTAAGGACCCGGACCAGGATCCGCTTCCATTCGGTGGCAACGTGCTGATCCAGGGTGGTGTCGAGGTTCTGTTCCCGATGCCGTTCGTCAAGGATCAACGCTCCCTGCGTACCTCGGTATTCTGGGACGTAGGTAACGTATTCGACTCTTCGTGCAGTGACACCACCAACGCCAATGGCTCTAAGTCCAACACCAAGTGCAACGACATCAGTCTGAGCAACATGGCAAGTTCCGTGGGCGTGGGCGTGACCTGGGTCACCGCGCTGGGGCCTTTGAGCTTTGCCTTGGCGATGCCGATCAAGAAACCGGATGACGCTGAAACTCAAGTGTTCCAATTCTCCCTCGGCCAGACGTTCTAA
- the uppS gene encoding polyprenyl diphosphate synthase: protein MDKTKQAVPFAVPRHVAIIMDGNNRWAKKRFMPGVAGHKAGVDAVRAVIEVCAEAGVEVLTLFAFSSENWQRPADEVSALMDLFLKALRREAKRLNENSISLRIIGDRSRFHPELQAAMREAEAATAGADRFVLQIAANYGGQWDIAQAAQRLAREVQAGHLRPEDITPELLQTCLATGDLPLPDLCIRTGGEHRISNFLLWQLAYAELYFSDLFWPDFKHEAMRTALADFASRQRRFGKTSEQIEAGARV from the coding sequence ATGGATAAGACCAAGCAGGCCGTGCCGTTTGCGGTGCCGCGCCACGTGGCGATCATCATGGACGGCAATAATCGCTGGGCCAAGAAACGCTTTATGCCCGGCGTTGCCGGGCACAAGGCTGGGGTCGATGCGGTTCGCGCGGTTATCGAGGTGTGTGCCGAAGCCGGGGTCGAGGTATTGACCCTGTTCGCGTTCTCCAGCGAAAACTGGCAGCGTCCGGCCGATGAAGTCAGTGCCTTGATGGACCTGTTCCTCAAGGCCTTGCGTCGTGAGGCCAAGCGGCTCAACGAGAACAGCATCAGCCTGCGCATCATTGGCGATCGCTCGCGTTTTCATCCCGAGCTGCAAGCGGCGATGCGCGAAGCCGAGGCTGCGACTGCGGGCGCCGACCGTTTTGTCCTGCAGATCGCCGCCAACTATGGCGGCCAGTGGGACATTGCCCAAGCGGCCCAGCGGTTGGCTCGGGAGGTCCAGGCCGGGCACTTGCGGCCCGAAGACATCACCCCCGAACTGTTGCAAACCTGTCTGGCTACCGGCGACCTGCCGTTGCCGGACTTGTGCATCCGCACGGGTGGCGAACACCGCATCAGCAATTTCCTGCTCTGGCAGCTGGCTTATGCTGAATTGTACTTCTCCGACCTGTTCTGGCCGGACTTCAAACACGAAGCCATGCGCACCGCGCTGGCCGATTTCGCTTCCCGTCAGCGTCGCTTCGGTAAAACGAGCGAGCAGATCGAAGCTGGAGCCCGGGTTTAA
- a CDS encoding OmpH family outer membrane protein, producing MRKLTQLVLLATVLVAGPAFADMKIAVLNYQMALLESDAAKKYAVDAEKKFGPQLTKLKGLESSAKGIQDRLVAGGDKMAQGERERLELEFKQKARDFQFQSKELNEAKAVADREMLKQLKPKLDSAVEEVIKKGGFDLVFERGAVIDVKPQYDITRQVIERMNQLK from the coding sequence GTGCGTAAGTTGACTCAATTGGTTCTCCTGGCGACCGTACTGGTCGCAGGCCCGGCTTTTGCCGACATGAAGATTGCCGTGCTGAACTATCAGATGGCCCTGCTGGAATCCGATGCGGCGAAGAAGTACGCCGTGGATGCCGAGAAGAAATTCGGCCCGCAACTGACCAAGCTTAAAGGCCTGGAAAGCAGCGCCAAGGGTATCCAGGACCGCCTGGTAGCCGGTGGCGACAAGATGGCCCAGGGCGAGCGCGAGCGTCTGGAGCTTGAGTTCAAGCAAAAGGCCCGTGATTTCCAGTTCCAGTCCAAGGAACTGAACGAAGCCAAAGCCGTTGCCGACCGGGAAATGCTCAAGCAGCTCAAGCCGAAACTCGACAGCGCTGTGGAAGAAGTCATCAAGAAAGGTGGTTTTGACCTGGTGTTCGAGCGTGGCGCAGTGATTGATGTCAAGCCTCAGTACGACATCACGCGTCAGGTCATCGAGCGCATGAATCAGCTGAAGTAA
- the lpxA gene encoding acyl-ACP--UDP-N-acetylglucosamine O-acyltransferase, with protein MSLIDPRAIIDPTAVLAADVEVGPWSIIGAGVEIGEGTVIGPHVILKGPTRIGRHNRIYQFSSVGEDTPDLKYKGEETRLVIGDHNVIREGVTIHRGTVQDRSETTLGDHNLIMAYAHIGHDSVIGNHCILVNNTALAGHVHVADWAILSGFTLVHQYCHIGAHSFSGMGTAIGKDVPAYVTVFGNPAEARSMNFEGMRRRGFSEEAITALRRAYKVVYRQGLTVEQALAELAESSAQHPEVAIFRDSIQSSTRGITR; from the coding sequence ATGAGTTTGATTGACCCTCGCGCAATCATCGATCCGACGGCCGTCCTGGCCGCCGATGTCGAGGTCGGCCCGTGGTCGATCATCGGCGCAGGTGTGGAAATCGGCGAGGGTACGGTGATTGGTCCCCACGTAATTCTCAAGGGACCCACCCGGATTGGCCGTCACAACCGCATCTACCAGTTTTCTTCGGTAGGCGAGGACACGCCCGATCTCAAGTACAAAGGTGAAGAAACCCGTCTGGTCATCGGTGATCACAACGTGATTCGCGAGGGCGTGACGATTCACCGTGGCACCGTCCAGGATCGCAGCGAAACGACCCTGGGCGACCATAACCTGATCATGGCCTACGCTCATATCGGCCATGACAGCGTTATCGGTAACCATTGCATCCTGGTCAACAACACCGCGCTGGCCGGCCATGTGCATGTGGCTGACTGGGCGATCCTGTCCGGTTTCACCCTGGTGCACCAGTATTGCCATATCGGCGCCCACAGCTTCTCTGGCATGGGCACCGCCATCGGCAAGGACGTTCCGGCCTATGTCACCGTGTTTGGCAATCCGGCCGAAGCGCGCAGCATGAACTTCGAAGGCATGCGCCGTCGTGGTTTCAGCGAAGAGGCGATTACGGCGCTGCGTCGCGCCTACAAGGTGGTGTATCGCCAGGGCCTGACGGTCGAGCAGGCGCTCGCCGAGCTGGCCGAGTCTTCGGCGCAGCACCCGGAAGTTGCGATATTCCGCGACTCCATCCAGTCTTCGACCCGCGGCATCACTCGTTAA